Proteins from a genomic interval of Excalfactoria chinensis isolate bCotChi1 chromosome 21, bCotChi1.hap2, whole genome shotgun sequence:
- the MFRP gene encoding membrane frizzled-related protein, protein MLCTRNAATMKDFTEITLCPEALEHSETEFCNPVFEGEEPLAVPTAEQPLDEDGVGATSPQDALGRQLWVQAGWQYRADCRFTWLCVALMSAVLLFLISLLLGIIIHQLTSPPPPHSPAAALPARSSATTTVAPTQSDPQDSKPSTPTYGRPPAASTPALVCGGTLYGPEGSFSSPNHPGPYPPHALCIWHIEVASGMAIQLTMDAFSVEGTASCLFDRLELYEEQGARGGTARFCGSVVPPTFNSISNHLRVTFVSDGSVGAPGFNARYRAVAPSEKSCAWDEHFCDQGLCIHLGFVCDGFHDCEDRSDEANCSVKHKECGGPLTALEGQFSTPSHPQPYPHQQLCLWQISVPLGHVIDLHFHNFSLESHEDCSFDFVEVHDSAGTGTASLMGRFCGHQLPPTLTSSRHVMTVLFVADEGVADTGFFATYEARNATEKTCSPTEFSCGNGECRALESVCDGWHDCPDGTDELNCTGVSYPAFGSICEPVEVEMCLGLGYNATSFPNIWLAIPDQAGAAEVLQDYQTLMELACYQHLRLLICSLFVPKCTPDGGVLQPCRAVCLAAELHCQHSLGLLGILWPINCNILPDSNDPVECFQP, encoded by the exons ATGCTCTGTACCAGGAATGCTGCTACCATGAAGGACTTCACTGAAATCACGCTTTGCCCCGAGGCTCtggagcacagtgag ACCGAGTTCTGCAACCCCGTCTTTGAGGGAGAGGAGCCCCTGGCAGTGCCCACAGCTGAGCAGCCACTGGACGAGGACGGGGTGGGAGCCACATCACCCCAGGATGCCCTCG GCCGGCAGCTCTGGGTGCAGGCGGGCTGGCAGTACCGTGCTGACTGCAGGTTCACCTGGCTCTGCGTGGCTCTGATGAGCGCcgttctcctcttcctcatctccCTCCTGCTGGGCATCATCATCCACC AGCTGACATCCCCGCCACCACCCCACTCCCcggctgcagccctgcctgcccgCAGCTCCGCCACCACCACTGTGGCACCAACCCAGAGCGACCCCCAGGACTCCAAACCCTCCACCCCAACCTATGGCCGAccacctgcagccagcactccAGCACTGG TGTGTGGTGGGACCCTGTATGGCCCCGAGGGCTCCTTCAGCTCCCCCAACCACCCTGGCCCCTACCCACCCCATGCTCTCTGCATATGGCACATCGAGGTGGCATCCGGCATGGCCATACAGCTGACCATGGATGCATTCAGTGTGGAGGGCACTGCCTCCTGCCTCTTCGACCGGTTGGAGCTCTATGAGGAGCAGGGAGCCCGCGGGGGCACTGCCAG GTTCTGTGGCAGTGTGGTCCCCCCAACCTTCAACAGCATCTCCAACCACCTGCGTGTCACCTTTGTCTCTGATGGCAGTGTGGGGGCACCAGGCTTCAATGCACGGTACCGTGCTGTGGCCCCCAGTGAGA AGAGCTGTGCATGGGATGAGCACTTTTGTGACCAGGGGCTCTGCATCCACCTGGGCTTTGTCTGCGATGGGTTCCATGACTGTGAGGATCGGAGTGATGAGGCCAACTGCAGCGTGAAGCACAAAG AGTGTGGAGGGCCACTGACCGCCCTGGAGGGTCAATTCTCCACCCCAAGCCACCCCCAGCCTTACCCACACCAGCAG CTGTGCCTCTGGCAGATCTCCGTGCCCCTGGGCCACGTCATAGACCTGCACTTCCACAACTTCAGCCTGGAGTCACACGAGGACTGCAGCTTTGACTTCGTGGAGGTTCACGACAGTGCAGGCACTGGAACTGCCAGCCTCATGGGCAG GTTCTGTGGCCACCAGTTGCCACCCACCCTGACCTCGTCGCGCCACGTCATGACAGTCCTCTTTGTGGCAGATGAAGGAGTAGCAGACACTGGGTTCTTTGCCACCTACGAAGCCCGCAATGCCACAGAGA AgacctgcagccccacagagtTTTCCTGTGGCAATGGTGAGTGCCGGGCACTGGAGTCTGTGTGTGATGGCTGGCATGACTGCCCCGATGGCACCGATGAGCTGAACTGCACTGGGGTCTCTTACCCTGCATTTG GCTCCATCTGTGAGCCCGTGGAGGTGGAGATGTGCCTGGGGCTGGGTTACAATGCCACCTCCTTCCCCAACATCTGGCTGGCCATCCCGGACCAGGCAGGAGCCGCCGAGGTGCTGCAGGACTACCAG ACGCTGATGGAGCTTGCCTGCTACCAGCACCTCCGCCTGCTCATCTGCAGCCTCTTTGTGCCCAAGTGCACTCCGGATGGGGGTGTCCTGCAGCCCTGCCGTGCTGTCTgcctggctgctgagctgcattgCCAGCACTCCCTGGGTCTCCTTGGCATCCTCTGGCCCATCAACTGCAACATCCTGCCCGACTCCAATGACCCTGTGGAGTGCTTCCAGCCCTGA